The Chroicocephalus ridibundus chromosome 3, bChrRid1.1, whole genome shotgun sequence genome has a segment encoding these proteins:
- the TDRD6 gene encoding tudor domain-containing protein 6, with protein MSSGPGMLSPGATMTLRVCAVGLRPEVPVVWLWGLLGEHSAEYIRLRREIQAAVGPRLAAAPSPAGLAAGGAELCTGDLGLVEVVGLWYRCCVVSRHGQVYRVFLLDEGCTVVTSAYYLARGCKELFRLPPEVLSCIVANVMPSGGPRGSDSGDAPGSTWTVEAMEFLSYLHGKEVSGLVQAVVTPQLIVLELPQLVAQMHHLGLARQVPPSWFCQVVRRSLTYSHLRNNLKVQPPPCSLVTSAVPQLLHGLLSYQPMSPALDYFYPQLRLDVTEPVVVTHVSDPHRIYCQLQSLSQEIRCLSDTMRHAYDQWAQDLLPKVGSPCAACGRDGQWYRALLLDLIAGEQDQQMALVIFVDYGRKETVIRANLRHLPVECFRMPVVTYACALQGISDGGRGWSPWQIDELKALVLGKRVSAHIKAFNSFEHCYYVRLYGENGINLNHLFGVQACCHTQVSQIEAREQLEVEEYTAEELELPPGAPPVALMHGDLSSAPVVGVHLKLGTFHDAQVSYVRDPSEFWLQLHEHCRLLRQLRQCMWNFYSHATKLDGAGWDLQPGSLCCASGKEGVFYRAVITRVLDSGVEIHLVDTGNTETVDRCAVKELLPRFRELPALALKCCLAGVSPMRGSWSEASVSAFREIVLNKGLNVHFLSAQGDKYMVEMFDQSQLGEKSVNKLMAQGGYAEYQRCEIPETLQKSCVKAVSQDSSPARAGEEKQINAEKRLREGSDLKRSDRALNPYGAAMVREHPVAAIHSSKSSESLTAQKYEGKEDLPISWGLNYVEMKPNSSYGGQLEVGSTVNVIVSYVENPNYFWCQLSRNCHDLKVLMAEIQEYCKNSSHPHTWPNSVCLAQYSEDEKWYRALIISEVTSAEKVEVIYVDYGNRELVSLTNLRSTNERFLRLEAQAFRCSLYNLIQPNGHDPFAWDEEAIQAFQEFVDTSSSHFELKCTIFALASINNKELFNIVDLMTPFQSACWFLTERGVARPLSPQKSLVSSVQLHSYYYSMHGIKIGSEEDVYITHVEDPWTFYCQLERCADVLAQLTDSIGRLSETMTSLKTLQKPGRLCLAKYTDNHWYRGVVMKTKPNTEVFFVDFGNTETIEKDHLLPLPRDACDVLLLPMQAIKCSLSDISNVPKEATTWFKEAVLERQLKAIVVARESDGKLLIELFDGKTQINAKLKEELSLINNTGLCRLVENETLCSRNTDVNERNETAESPLNAGRPPENKKCGSEARGGEGSRKRHVKEDVNLLQSATKGDLVAGVLGSEDTLSRKKDAFLLNKAGEESLLSIQMGAQSDIKSDAEGGCIMLKNVSDVLQQKIVPALKVLVYVSHVNDPLDFYVQLESDEAQLNRISERLNNGTQVQSPCGQLFQAGDLISAVYSGDSLWYRAVVKEKASDSLSVQYIDYGNTSVINVDQAHRLPEDLSSIPAISIHCFLGGLKRKKNTDWAEKAVLYFTERTSDVLLTCEFVEKVEDRWEVILSDHQGIITVDLADENLASKKRSCSTEILDRANSDMVTVREPLLPQAQKEISSGSDCKSLIWKFPEAGQTVKIYVTVVNGPEYFWSRGVDTEDMNYIEEKLEEAENLGLNSLNDFRSCIKSGDICLAKYSQDGKFYRAEVSSVKGDNVGVRHVDYGSEETVSLEMVRQIPCELLKVPNQAFACCLSGFNSSEGSWLSEAKEKFYNMTKDLLLEAEVVETQGDKTSEVPLSVVKLEAAGKSINEEMKPFWKANKGTGDNAFSSLENPLKENRCSDNDMGLCLERETTALCGLAQEKSESALLCFEPSLRVTSGCLNTEEANASVGAVEYVSGKANDGCETAGHQSNSDKEIPLSEGESDNKVLLEPTRSCSLHVLGSEMKAAEQELSEVPFREDAELKAELTGSASAARLFLRDKQDKLQRLPVLQVQLSSSDETGTLAELDQLQMRSSYDDLKELILELEALSMQSSFGEETKEALGTHAFETQKAWGSEAREKVLEQELFELPVVSEETGELAALKFLETLPSLNERENMVPSVSDGEKTVELIPSDVQLALGEKATKLGLNLPGTPKAEAIEEDWMEVEPSPLRLSSSEKQLDLKTDDMLSMLGAEIEQLLELVLPNVQPSREDGEEDSLGLEHAALQSSANRGSQFSFLTKDLTNQRPVHTVKSCDCKVKKCKEWQKKKEECYVEEWMKQDLTDSLKESANTLVLSSDCKPGDEEVEKKQNENLADCGAEHDEYTCNLKGFAVGSKCVVWTSLKWCEARILEVSEKGTRVLILSSGNEEIVNPENVWNVVPDWACRSSEAITPATENLQSLPEESLLQEKQTGCSSDLAEDPHVLQHS; from the exons ATGAGTTCCGGCCCGGGGATgctcagccccggcgccaccatGACCCTGCGGGTCTGTGCTGTGGGCCTGCGCCCCGAGGTGCCCGTGGTGTGGCTGTGGGGGCTGCTGGGTGAGCACAGTGCTGAGTACATCCGCCTCCGCAGGGAGATCCAGGCGGCGGTGGGGCCGCGGCTGGCGGCCGCCCCAAGCCCCGCTGGGCTGGCGGCTGGAGGGGCTGAGCTGTGCACCGGGGACCTGGgcctggtggaggtggtggggctGTGGTACCGCTGCTGTGTGGTGAGTCGTCATGGCCAAGTCTACCGTGTGTTCCTGCTGGATGAGGGCTGCACCGTGGTCACGTCTGCTTATTACCTGGCACGGGGCTGCAAGGAGCTTTTCCGCCTGCCACCAGAAGTGTTGAGCTGTATCGTGGCCAATGTCATGCCCTCCGGAGGCCCCAGGGGATCAGACAGTGGGGATGCCCCAGGCTCCACCTGGACAGTGGAGGCTATGGAGTTCCTCAGCTACCTGCATGGCAAGGAGGTGTCTGGCCTGGTGCAGGCAGTGGTGACGCCACAGCTCATAGTGCTTGAGCTGCCCCAGCTTGTGGCCCAGATGCATCACCTGGGCCTGGCCAGGCAGGTCCCTCCCAGTTGGTTCTGCCAGGTGGTCAGGCGTAGCCTGACTTATAGTCACTTAAGGAACAACCTCAAGGTGCAGCCTCCACCGTGTTCCCTTGTGACTTCTGCAGTGCCACAGCTTCTCCATGGTTTGCTGTCCTATCAGCCTATGTCACCTGCCTTGGATTACTTCTACCCGCAGCTTCGCTTGGATGTGACAGAGCCTGTTGTAGTGACCCATGTCTCTGACCCACACCGCATCTATTGTCAGTTGCAGAGCCTGTCCCAGGAGATTCGTTGCCTTTCTGATACCATGCGCCACGCTTATGACCAGTGGGCGCAGGATTTATTACCCAAAGTGGGCTCACCCTGTGCTGCCTGTGGCAGAGATGGCCAGTGGTACCGTGCACTCCTGCTGGATCTTattgctggggagcaggaccaGCAAATGGCTCTAGTGATCTTTGTGGACTATGGCAGGAAGGAGACTGTCATCAGAGCTAACCTGCGCCATTTGCCTGTTGAGTGTTTTCGCATGCCTGTGGTGACTTATGCCTGTGCTCTTCAGGGTATCTCAGATGGGGGTCGTGGCTGGTCCCCATGGCAGATCGATGAGCTGAAAGCGTTGGTGCTAGGCAAAAGAGTGAGTGCTCACATCAAAGCCTTTAACTCCTTTGAGCATTGCTATTATGTGCGCCTGTATGGGGAAAATGGCATCAACTTGAACCATCTTTTTGGGGTACAGGCTTGTTGCCATACACAGGTCAGCCAGATTGAGGCTCGGGAGCAGCTGGAAGTAGAAGAATACACAGCTGAAGAACTGGAGTTGCCACCAGGAGCACCTCCTGTTGCTTTAATGCATGGAGATTTGTCCTCTGCTCCTGTAGTTGGTGTGCATTTGAAGTTAGGTACATTCCATGATGCGCAGGTCTCCTATGTCCGAGACCCATCCGAATTCTGGCTGCAACTCCATGAGCATTGCCGTCTCCTGAGACAGCTGAGGCAGTGTATGTGGAATTTCTACTCCCATGCCACAAAGCTGGATGGTGCTGGGTGGGACCTACAGCCTGGGTCCCTTTGTTGTGCTAGTGGGAAAGAGGGCGTTTTTTATCGAGCTGTGATCACCAGGGTACTGGACAGTGGGGTAGAAATACACCTGGTGGACACAGGCAATACCGAAACTGTAGATCGGTGTGCGGTAAAGGAGCTGCTCCCACGGTTCAGGGAACTACCGGCTTTAGCTCTGAAGTGTTGTTTGGCAGGTGTCTCCCCTATGAGAGGGAGTTGGAGTGAAGCATCTGTGTCTGCCTTCAGAGAGATTGTGCTGAACAAGGGACTGAATGTTCACTTTTTGAGTGCACAGGGTGACAAATACATGGTTGAAATGTTTGACCAGTCCCAATTAGGAGAGAAAAGTGTAAATAAACTCATGGCCCAGGGAGGGTATGCTGAATACCAGAGGTGTGAAATACCCGAGACTCTCCAGAAATCATGTGTTAAGGCTGTGAGCCAGGACTCTTCCCCAGCACGtgctggggaggaaaagcaaataaatgcagaGAAGAGGCTTAGAGAAGGATCTGATCTAAAGAGAAGTGATAGAGCACTTAATCCTTATGGGGCTGCAATGGTCAGAGAGCACCCTGTTGCAGCCATTCACAGTTCTAAAAGTAGTGAATCTCTTACTGCTCAGAAGTATGAGGGCAAGGAAGACCTGCCCATCTCTTGGGGACTGAATTATGTGGAAATGAAGCCAAATTCCTCTTATGGAGGTCAATTAGAAGTGGGAAGTACTGTTAATGTGATTGTATCATATGTTGAAAATCCTAATTATTTTTGGTGTCAGTTAAGTAGAAATTGCCATGATCTTAAGGTATTAATGGCTGAAATTCAGGAGTATTGTAAAAATTCATCCCACCCACATACTTGGCCAAACTCTGTGTGTTTAGCCCAGTACTCAGAGGATGAAAAATGGTACAGGGCTTTAATTATTAGTGAAGTTACTTCTGCAGAAAAAGTAGAAGTCATATATGTTGACTATGGCAACAGAGAGTTGGTCTCTCTAACAAACCTCCGCTCAACTAATGAACGCTTTCTTAGGTTAGAGGCTCAGGCTTTCAGGTGCAGCCTTTACAACTTAATCCAACCAAATGGTCATGATCCTTTTGCGTGGGATGAAGAAGCGATTCAGGCTTTTCAGGAGTTTGTTGATACTTCATCGTCTCACTTTGAACTGAAGTGTACAATATTTGCCTTGGCTTCGATAAACAATAAGGAGCTATTTAACATTGTAGATTTAATGACACCTTTTCAGAGTGCTTGCTGGTTTCTGACTGAGAGAGGCGTAGCCAGGCCTTTGTCTCCTCAAAAGTCTCTGGTATCCTCGGTTCAGCTTCATTCTTACTATTATTCTATGCATGGTATCAAAATTGGGAGTGAGGAAGATGTTTATATCACACATGTGGAGGATCCATGGACATTTTACTGCCAACTTGAAAGATGTGCAGATGTCTTAGCACAGCTTACCGATAGCATCGGTCGCTTAAGCGAAACAATGACCAGCTTAAAAACCTTGCAGAAGCCTGGGAGACTGTGTCTAGCAAAGTATACTGACAATCACTGGTATAGGGGAGTagttatgaaaacaaaacctaacaCGGAAGTCTTCTTTGTGGATTTTGGGAACACAGAGACAATAGAGAAAGATCATCTGCTTCCTTTACCCAGGGATGCTTGTGATGTTTTGCTTTTGCCAATGCAGGCCATAAAGTGTTCCTTATCTGATATATCTAATGTTCCCAAAGAAGCTACAACGTGGTTTAAGGAAGCTGTCCTAGAAAGGCAATTAAAAGCAATTGTGGTAGCAAGGGAATCTGATGGTAAACTGTTGATTGAGTTGTTTGACGGTAAAACTCAAATTAATGCAAAACTGAAGGAGGAGTTAAGCTTGATAAACAATACAGGACTGTGTAGGCTTGTAGAAAATGAAACTTTGTGCTCTAGAAATACAGATGTGAATGAGAGGAATGAGACTGCGGAGTCCCCTTTAAATGCAGGCAGGcctcctgaaaataaaaaatgcggATCTGAAGcccgaggaggagaggggagtcgCAAAAGGCACGTCAAAGAAGATGTAAACCTTCTGCAGTCTGCTACTAAGGGAGATCTGGTAGCTGGAGTACTAGGATCTGAGGACACGCTTAGCAGGAAGAAGGAtgcttttttgttaaataaagcaGGGGAGGAGTCTCTGCTCTCCATCCAGATGGGTGCACAGTCAGATATTAAATCTGATGCTGAAGGCGGGTGTATAATGCTTAAAAATGTATCTGATGTGCTACAACAGAAGATAGTGCCAGCTCTTAAAGTGTTAGTGTATGTGTCTCATGTAAATGATCCATTGGATTTTTACGTTCAACTAGAAAGTGACGAGGCTCAGCTTAACAGAATTTCAGAAAGGTTAAACAATGGGACACAAGTACAGAGCCCTTGTGGACAACTTTTCCAAGCAGGAGACTTAATCAGTGCTGTTTATTCAGGAGACAGCCTGTGGTATCGAGCTGTAGTAAAAGAGAAGGCTTCTGACAGTTTAAGTGTACAATATATCGATTATGGTAATACTTCAGTAATTAATGTTGATCAAGCGCACAGACTCCCTGAAGACTTGTCATCTATTCCGGCGATAAGCATTCACTGCTTCCTAGGTGGGCTTAAACgcaaaaaaaatacagactgggcagAGAAAGCAGTGCTTTACTTCACTGAGAGAACAAGTGACGTTCTGCTAACATGTGAATTTGTGGAAAAGGTTGAAGACAGATGGGAAGTTATTCTCAGTGACCATCAAGGTATAATAACAGTGGATTTAGCTGATGAAAATCTTGCAAGTAAGAAAAGATCTTGTTCAACGGAAATACTTGATAGAGCGAACAGTGATATGGTAACCGTGCGTGAGCCTTTGCTTCCTCAGGCACAAAAGGAAATTTCCAGTGGAAGCGATTGTAAATCACTTATCTGGAAGTTTCCAGAGGCAGGTCAGACTGTAAAAATTTATGTCACAGTGGTAAATGGTCCAGAATATTTTTGGAGTCGCGGTGTGGATACAGAAGACATGAACTACATAGAGGAAAAACTAGAGGAAGCTGAAAACCTTGGACTAAACTCTTTGAATGATTTCAGGTCTTGTATTAAGAGTGGTGATATCTGTCTGGCAAAATATAGTCAAGATGGAAAGTTCTACAGAGCTGAAGTCAGCAGCGTAAAAGGTGACAATGTAGGTGTTAGACATGTGGATTACGGCAGTGAGGAAACTGTTAGCTTGGAGATGGTCAGACAAATTCCGTGTGAATTGCTCAAAGTACCTAATCAAGCATTTGCTTGCTGTCTGTCAGGTTTCAATTCCTCAGAGGGCTCGTGGCTCAGTGAAGCAAAAGAGAAGTTTTATAATATGACCAAAGACCTCTTATTAGAAGCTGAAGTAGTAGAAACTCAGGGAGATAAAACTTCTGAAGTCCCTCTGTCTGTTGTCAAGCTGGAAGCTGCTGGCAAGAGTATTAATGAAGAGATGAAGCCGTTTTGGAAGGCTAATAAAGGAACCGGTGACAATGCTTTCTCAAGCCTTGAGAACCccttaaaggaaaacagatgttCAGACAATGATATGGGTCTTTGTCTTGAAAGAGAAACTACTGCTCTTTGTGGGTTAGCtcaagaaaaaagtgaaagtgcTTTACTTTGTTTTGAACCTTCCCTGCGTGTAACTTCTGGGTGTTTAAATACAGAAGAAGCAAATGCGTCAGTGggagctgttgagtatgtgtctGGGAAGGCCAATGATGGCTGTGAAACAGCTGGGCATCAGAGCAACTCTGATAAAGAGATACCTCTATCTGAAGGAGAGAGTGATAACAAAGTATTACTAGAACCAACGAGAAGCTGCAGTCTTCACGTTTTGGGGAGTGAAATGAAAGCTGCAGAACAAGAATTATCTGAGGTACCATTTCGAGAGGACGCTGAGCTGAAAGCAGAACTGACAGGCAGTGCTTCAGCAGCCCGTCTTTTCCTACGAGACAAACAGGACAAACTGCAAAGATTGCCAGTGCTCCAGGTACAGTTGTCTTCAAGCGATGAAACGGGGACACTAGCAGAACTGGATCAATTACAAATGCGCTCTTCGTATGATGATCTAAAAGAGCTCATACTGGAGCTAGAGGCACTTTCAATGCAGTCCTCCTTTGGTGAAGAAACAAAGGAAGCTTTGGGGACACACGCATTTGAAACGCAGAAAGCTTGGGGCAGTGAAGCAAGAGAGAAAGTGTTGGAACAGGAATTGTTTGAGCTGCCAGTTGTGAGTGAGGAGACGGGGGAGTTGGCAGCTCTGAAATTTCTTGAAACCTTACCATCACTTAATGAGAGAGAGAACATGGTGCCTTCAGTTAGTGATGGAGAGAAGACAGTAGAGCTGATTCCATCTGATGTTCAGCTTGCTTTGGGAGAGAAGGCAACGAAACTGGGATTGAATTTGCCTGGAACTCCTAAAGCAGAAGCTATAGAAGAAGATTGGATGGAAGTAGAGCCTTCTCCCCTAAGGCTGTCTTCATCTGAGAAGCAACTGGACCTGAAGACCGATGACATGCTGTCAATGCTAGGTGCTGAAATTGAGCAGCTTCTGGAACTGGTGCTGCCTAATGTGCAGCCTTCTCGGGAAGATGGGGAGGAGGACTCATTAGGGTTGGAACATGCTGCACTGCAAAGTTCTGCAAATAGGGGAAGTCAATTTTCATTTCTTACAAAAGACTTAACAAATCAGAGGCCTGTTCACACTGTAAAATCATGTGACTGCAAAGTTAAGAAATGTAAGGagtggcagaagaagaaagaggagtgTTATGTGGAAGAATGGATGAAACAAGACTTGACGGACTCACTTAAAGAATCTGCAAATACACTTGTGCTGTCTTCAGACTGTAAACCTGGGGATGAAGAagtagaaaagaagcaaaatgagaACTTGGCTGACTGTGGTGCAG AACATGATGAGTATACTTGTAATCTGAAGGGTTTTGCTGTTGGTTCCAAATGTGTGGTGTGGACCTCTCTAAAATGGTGCGAAGCTCGCATTTTGGAAGTATCTGAAAAAGGTACCAGG GTCTTGATTCTCTCCAGTGGCAATGAGGAGATTGTGAATCCTGAGAATGTCTGGAACGTTGTTCCTGACTGGGCTTGCAGATCGTCTGAG GCAATAACCCCTGCAACAGAAAACTTGCAGTCCTTACCAGAGGAGTCCTTACTTCAAG aaaagcaaactggCTGCAGTTCAGATTTAGCTGAAGATCCTCATGTTCTTCAACACTCCTGA
- the SLC25A27 gene encoding mitochondrial uncoupling protein 4, with product MSPAEEEKSLPLPERWPRASKFALSACAAAVAELVTFPLDLTKTRLQVQGEAAVHRNGAAGGQAVPYRGMLRTAAGIVREEGLGKLWQGATPAVYRHIVYSGVRMVAYEHLRDSVLGRSEDESFPFWKAVVGGMSAGAIGQFFASPTDLVKVQMQMEGKRKLEGKPSRFRGVHHAFMKILSEGGIRGLWAGWVPNVQRAALVNMGDLTTYDSVKHFLLLNTPLVDNSVTHSIASCCSGLVAAVLGTPADVVKTRIMNQPRDKQGRGLLYKSSTDCLIQTVQGEGFMSLYKGFIPTWMRMAPWSLVFWLTYEQIRRICGVNSF from the exons ATGTCACCTGCAGAAGAAGAGAAGAGCTTACCTCTTCCAGAGAGATGGCCCCGAGCCAGCAAATTCGCTCTGTCAGCCTGTGCAGCGGCTGTGGCAGAACTAG TGACTTTTCCCCTGGATCTCACGAAAACTCGGCTGCAGGTCCAAGGTGAAGCTGCTGTTCACCGCAATGGAGCTGCCGGCGGCCAGGCTGTCCCTTACCGTGGCATGCTGCGCACCGCGGCTGGCATCGTGCGAGAGGAGGGCTTAGGAAAGCTCTGGCAAGGAGCCACGCCGGCCGTCTACCGCCACATAG tGTACTCTGGCGTTCGGATGGTTGCGTACGAACACCTCCGTGACTCCGTGCTTGGCAGGTCTGAGGATGAAAGCTTTCCTTTCTG GAAAGCTGTAGTTGGAGGCATGTCTGCGGGTGCCATCGGACAGTTTTTCGCCAGCCCGACTGACCTGGTGAAGGTGCAGATgcagatggaaggaaaaaggaagttgGAAGGAAAGCCGTCACG GTTTCGAGGCGTGCACCATGCATTTATGAAGATCCTGTCCGAAGGAGGAATACGAGGGCTTTGGGCTGGATGGGTGCCAAATGTCCAGAGAGCGGCTCTGGTGAACATGGGAG ATCTGACCACTTATGACTCAGTGAAACACTTTTTGCTTCTGAACACGCCGCTCGTGGACAATAGTGTGACTCACAGCATTGCCAG TTGCTGTTCTGGCCTGGTAGCTGCTGTTCTGGGAACTCCTGCTGACGTGGTCAAAACCCGGATAATGAACCAGCCGAGAGATAAGCAGGGGAG AGGTCTGCTGTATAAGTCTTCCACGGACTGCTTGATTCAAACTGTACAGGGTGAAGGGTTTATGTCTCTATACAAAGGCTTTATACCAACCTGGATGCGAATG gctCCTTGGTCACTGGTATTCTGGCTTACATATGAACAAATCAGAAGGATCTGTggagttaattctttttaa